AACAGGTAATTACAGGTCATATGGCTAAGCACCGCCGTAGTCAACACCTGCATCGAATAGAGCGGTTTGCCCATGACCTTCAATACATAGTCCAAAACAAACATGACGCCCAGACAGGGCAAAAACCAGCCGGTGTAGTGAATGTAGGTGGCTGTCAGCATCAGCAGGGCCTCGCTGGCTCCCAGCAAGGCCGCTATGGGTTTGGTAAACCCGACAGCGCCGGCGGACAGCAGCCCCATGACGCCCAGCATCAAGCAGACAGCCGTCTTAAAGGTATCCGCCACCGCCCGGCTGTTTCCCTCGCCCAATTGCCGGCCGATCAGACTTTGCGCGCCAATACCGATAACCACCCCAACCGCAATGCTTATACTCAAAAAGGGCATAGCCAGCGTTACTGCGGCTAACCCCTCCACGCCGATATAGTGGCCAACAAAAAAGCCGTCAATGATCGTATTGATTCCCAGAAATACCATGCCGGCCACCGAAGGAATCGTGTATTTTAAAAATAAGGTTGTTATTTTTTCCTGTTCCAGCCTGTTTTGCTGCATGGTTATCACCTCATCTACGATGATAAACCTTGGAGCAGCTCAAAGGTCAAGTTTTATCTGCCGGCAGCCACACTTCATAATAGTCAAGACCATCCCGGTGTACGCTGGCTATATACCGGCCGATCAACGGTCCGCTGATCTTTCTTTCATTCGCCTGCAAATGCTCCAGCGCCTGCCCCAGCCCCTCATGCCTGGGTTCCTCATAGTTCGTGCCCAGCACTGTATAGAGATATTCTCCGGCGGGAAAAGCGGTAAGCTCCTGTTGCTCCGCTGCTGTCAAAACATCGAGGTTCACCGCCTCCACGCTGATCCCGATCTGGGCCGAGCAGAAAGCAGGCTGGCTAAGCAGCGCTTCCTGTGATACGAAAAGAGTGTACTGCACCCGGTCAGCCAGCCAGTCTTCCTTTCGGTATTTGCGCAGCATGTCCACCAAATCCTCCGATTGACCGCTAACCAGCTTATAGCTAAAGCCCGGCGCGGCAACAAAAGCATACTTGCCCAGCCAGGCTTCGCACAGCTTGTACTGCTTGGCCGCCTGACTAATGGATTGCTTTAGTCTCAATAGTTCCTGTATCCGGCTCTCGACAATGCTTTCGTTTCGGTCAAGAATATGCTTGATATCGCCAATCCCCATTTGGGTTACCATCTGCTTAATCTCTTTGACCGGAATCTCCATGTTCCGGAAAAACAAAATATCCATCAACAAAACGATTTCCTCATAGGAATAATAGCGGTATCCGTTATGGCTCTGCTTATGCGCCGGCAGCAGGCCGGTCTTTTCATAATACCGCAGGGTATCGGTCGACACCTCGAACAGCTTGGCCACTTCACCGATAGACCATTTTTCATTCATCGCATTTACCTGCTCTTTCCGGGCTTTGGCTGCCACATTACTTAGTATGCAACAAAAAGTCCGCTACCTGCCTTCAAGCAAGCGGCAGATTGGCCAACTATATGCCGGAAGGCGCAACGGCAAGCTGGGCTGTCATATTCCAGCGTATCCGTTCGTCCCAGTAATCCGGTGCTACCGTAACGGTGTAGGTCATATCGCCGCGCTTTTTCTCACCGTAGGGTCTGATACTTTTGACTTTTCCGGCAAGAGTAAGGTCCGGTATGCCGTCAAAGGTTACGGTCACCGGATCGCCCGGCTTTATTCTGGCAACCGTCAGCTCCGTCAAATCATCACTGCGAATTTCCCAGGCACTCTCATCGGCAACCCGCACCAGTACGGTACCGGCAGCGGCATATTCACCGACCTTACTGTCCAAATAAGCCACCTTGCCGCCGATGGCCGCTTTAATTTCGGTTTTATCAAGCAGTCCCTGGGCTTCCACAAGCCGGGCTTGCTGGGTTTCCAGTTCAGCCTGGGCCTGCGCCAAAGCCGCCCTGTTGCGGTCCACAGCCGTGACTGCCTGATCAAGCTGCTGCCGTGATGTTGCCCCAGCCACTGCCAGCCGCTGCTGTCTGGCAAGCTCCCGTTCGGCATCAGCCAGGTTTACCCGGGCTTGCTCCACCGCCGCCGCGGTCCGGCTGATATCGGCCCGGGTACTGCCAACCCTGGCCTGATAATCCTGCCGGACCAGGCGGATAATCGGCTGTCCGGCTTTTACCAGATCGCCCTCCTGCACCAGTATTTCACCGATGGTGCCCTCCACCGGCATGACCATTTGCGCGTATCGGACAGGAAAGACGATGCCTTCTGCCAGCACCCGGTTGTCCGCCTTTACCGGCGCCAGTCCGTTCTTATCCGTCTGCCTCCCGGCCATAAACCACCAGCCTCCGCCAGCGAGGACAAAAAGCATGAGCAAGGTCAACAGCCAATGCCGTTTAAGCCAGCTCACGGCTGTCCGGCTTCCGCTGTTTTTTCCACCATCCAGTTCATTTCCTTTATTCATAACCTAACACCTCCCGCACGCTAAGTCTGGCTGCATTACGGGCCGGAATCAGACTGGCCGCTACCGAAAGCAACACCGAGACTACCAGCCAGATTCCCACGCCCCAAAAACTAAATGAAAATGTCAGCGGACTTTGCATAAACATAACCCCCACCTCATAGCTGAGCAATGCGGCTACCGGCAGAGCCAATACCAGACTGAACAGCCAGCTTAAGACACCGATGCACAAGGCTTCTACGACAAAGATTCTGCCAATGGTACTGCTGGAAGCGCCAATCGCCCGGATAATGCCAATCTCCCTGGTTCGTTCCAATACGTTGATTCCCATGGTCCCCATCAGGCCCAAAGCGCCTACGATCGCCAGCAGGATAGCCATCAGCAGCAAAAATACAATCAGTATGTCAAACTGGGAGCGGATGCGTTGCTTCTGTTCCCAGGTAATATCAACATTTTGTACCCGCAAATTGTTTTTCTTAAGATGCTCCTCGAGCCGTCTCCCCAGTTCGGTCTGTTCTTGCGGATTGTCCGTTCCGGCTGTAATCTGGACGGATCTGGCGCCGCCCGCCTCCTGGATGGCACCGCTAAACCAGGAATAGGGAGCATAGGCCAGCGGCCCGGTCATCGTACTTTTAGCAATACCGACTACGGTAAAGGTAAGCTTACGGGTGCCAATCTTGATGATCGCCGGGCTGCCGACAGTAAGCCGGGGACTGTCTTTTAGCGTTTCCGTATTCACCACAAGAGCGCTCTCATCCTCAGGCACCAGCCAGCGGCCTGCAATCAGTTGGGGCTGAATCATTTTACTACCCACCGGCGGCGCTAAAATAATGACATTCTTACTGGCATCGTCTTCCGCTTCCTTACGCCCGCTCTGCAAAATCCGCCCGGAAGTAAAACCCCAGGCCTCCGCCGCTTTTACGCCCGGAATCCGCAGCACCTCATGCTCAATTCGGGCGGCCCGGTAGTTCTCGGTAAATCCCACTGAAATATCATAGCGAAAATAGTCAAGCGCTTCATCCAAAGTAGAGTAAAGGGAGGAACGAACGGTAAACACTGCCATGAATACCGTTCCGGCTATTGTCAGTGTC
This portion of the Propionispora hippei DSM 15287 genome encodes:
- a CDS encoding efflux RND transporter periplasmic adaptor subunit; translation: MNKGNELDGGKNSGSRTAVSWLKRHWLLTLLMLFVLAGGGWWFMAGRQTDKNGLAPVKADNRVLAEGIVFPVRYAQMVMPVEGTIGEILVQEGDLVKAGQPIIRLVRQDYQARVGSTRADISRTAAAVEQARVNLADAERELARQQRLAVAGATSRQQLDQAVTAVDRNRAALAQAQAELETQQARLVEAQGLLDKTEIKAAIGGKVAYLDSKVGEYAAAGTVLVRVADESAWEIRSDDLTELTVARIKPGDPVTVTFDGIPDLTLAGKVKSIRPYGEKKRGDMTYTVTVAPDYWDERIRWNMTAQLAVAPSGI
- a CDS encoding MerR family DNA-binding transcriptional regulator, with amino-acid sequence MNEKWSIGEVAKLFEVSTDTLRYYEKTGLLPAHKQSHNGYRYYSYEEIVLLMDILFFRNMEIPVKEIKQMVTQMGIGDIKHILDRNESIVESRIQELLRLKQSISQAAKQYKLCEAWLGKYAFVAAPGFSYKLVSGQSEDLVDMLRKYRKEDWLADRVQYTLFVSQEALLSQPAFCSAQIGISVEAVNLDVLTAAEQQELTAFPAGEYLYTVLGTNYEEPRHEGLGQALEHLQANERKISGPLIGRYIASVHRDGLDYYEVWLPADKT